Proteins encoded together in one Verrucomicrobiota bacterium window:
- a CDS encoding GNAT family N-acetyltransferase — MKNHILITKRLKLIPFTVEDEALCLSLNQDAFIRKYLWDDEVISPETSAEILRENQSLFGVNGYGLWKIMPLELEKVIGYTGLWYFFGEPQPQLIYTLLKSYTKRGYATEAGKTVIRYAFENLGFTYLIAATDESHMASQAVAKR, encoded by the coding sequence ATGAAAAATCATATACTTATTACCAAAAGGTTAAAGCTGATCCCGTTCACCGTGGAAGATGAAGCTTTATGTCTTTCCCTCAACCAAGATGCATTCATAAGAAAGTACCTGTGGGACGATGAAGTTATAAGCCCGGAGACATCGGCGGAAATCTTAAGAGAGAACCAATCACTATTTGGAGTAAATGGTTACGGTCTGTGGAAAATCATGCCATTAGAATTAGAAAAAGTAATCGGCTACACCGGGTTATGGTATTTCTTTGGCGAGCCACAACCACAGCTCATTTATACACTGCTTAAGTCATATACAAAAAGGGGGTATGCCACAGAAGCAGGCAAAACAGTTATCAGATATGCATTCGAAAATTTAGGTTTTACCTATCTGATAGCCGCTACGGACGAATCGCACATGGCATCACAAGCTGTGGCAAAAAGG